A single genomic interval of Musa acuminata AAA Group cultivar baxijiao chromosome BXJ3-4, Cavendish_Baxijiao_AAA, whole genome shotgun sequence harbors:
- the LOC135635081 gene encoding ammonium transporter 2 member 1-like, with protein MATPIAYQANLPAVPDWLNKGDNGWQLAAATLVGMQSMPGLVVLYGSIVKKKWAVNSAFMALYAFAAALIVWVLVGFRMAFGERLLPFWGKAGPALSQGYLVGRARMLATPHHFRNGTLEKGMEEPFYPQASLVYFEFTFAAITLILLAGSVLGRMNIKAWMAFVPLWLIFSYTVGAFSLWGGGFLFHWGVIDYSGGYVIHLASGISGFTAAYWVGPRLKSDRERFSPNNILLMLTGAGLLWLGWSGFNGGAPYAANITSSVAVLNTHVCAATSLLTWTCLDVAFFGKPSVIGAVQGMMTGLVCITPGAGLVQTWAAIVMGILAGIIPWISMMILHKKSALLQKVDDTLAVFHTHAVAGILGGLLTGLLAEPALCRLILPVPGSKGTAYGGGFLQLVKQVVGALFIIGWNLISTTAILLAISRFTPLRMPDDQLMIGDDAAHGEEAYALWGDGERYDATRQVTMMLADDTRHPMRDTNTARGLTIQL; from the exons ATGGCCACGCCGATAGCGTACCAGGCGAATCTCCCGGCGGTGCCGGACTGGCTCAACAAGGGCGACAACGGGTGGCAGCTGGCGGCGGCCACGCTCGTCGGGATGCAGAGCATGCCCGGGCTGGTGGTGCTCTACGGGAGCATCGTCAAGAAGAAGTGGGCCGTCAACTCGGCCTTCATGGCTCTCTACGCGTTCGCCGCCGCCCTCATCGTGTGGGTCCTCGTCGGCTTCCGCATGGCCTTCGGCGAGCGCCTCCTTCCCTTCTGGGGCAAGGCCGGCCCGGCCCTCAGCCAGGGCTACCTCGTCGGCCGCGCCCGGATGCTGGCCACCCCCCACCACTTCCGCAACGGTACGCTGGAGAAAGGGATGGAAGAGCCCTTCTATCCCCAGGCCTCCCTCGTCTACTTCGAGTTCACGTTCGCGGCCATCACGCTCATCCTGCTCGCCGGCTCGGTGCTGGGTCGCATGAACATCAAGGCCTGGATGGCCTTCGTGCCCCTGTGGCTCATCTTCTCCTACACCGTCGGCGCCTTCAGCCTCTGGGGCGGCGGCTTCCTCTTCCACTGGGGCGTCATCGATTACTCCGGCGGCTACGTCATCCATCTCGCCTCCGGAATCTCCGGCTTCACCGCCGCCTACTGG GTCGGACCGAGGTTGAAGAGTGACAGGGAGAGGTTTTCCCCGAACAACATACTGCTGATGCTGACCGGAGCCGGGCTACTGTGGCTGGGCTGGTCCGGATTCAACGGCGGGGCGCCATATGCCGCAAACATCACCTCGTCGGTGGCCGTCCTCAACACCCACGTCTGCGCCGCCACCAGCTTGTTGACGTGGACTTGCCTGGACGTGGCCTTCTTCGGGAAGCCGTCGGTCATCGGAGCTGTTCAGGGCATGATGACCGGCCTCGTCTGCATTACTCCCGGGGCAG GTCTAGTGCAGACATGGGCAGCCATAGTCATGGGAATACTAGCGGGCATCATCCCGTGGATCTCCATGATGATCCTCCACAAGAAATCCGCACTGCTCCAGAAGGTGGACGACACCCTCGCAGTCTTCCACACCCACGCCGTCGCCGGAATCCTTGGCGGCCTCCTCACCGGCCTCCTCGCCGAGCCCGCACTGTGCCGCCTCATCCTCCCGGTGCCGGGCTCCAAGGGCACCGCTTACGGCGGCGGCTTCCTCCAGCTCGTCAAACAggtggtgggcgccctcttcatcATCGGGTGGAACCTCATCTCCACCACGGCCATTCTGCTGGCCATCTCCCGGTTCACGCCGCTCCGGATGCCCGACGACCAGCTCATGATAGGGGACGACGCGGCCCACGGGGAGGAGGCCTACGCGCTGTGGGGCGACGGCGAGAGGTACGACGCGACGCGGCAAGTCACCATGATGCTGGCGGACGACACCAGGCACCCAATGAGAGACACCAACACGGCAAGAGGATTAACCATCCAGCTATAG